One window of Cataglyphis hispanica isolate Lineage 1 chromosome 12, ULB_Chis1_1.0, whole genome shotgun sequence genomic DNA carries:
- the LOC126853387 gene encoding disks large homolog 5 isoform X1, which produces MASGASSLDSAGSSDGALNMEGDSGSYGSVGSPVRGSECRSAEFDGLQAQCDQAMHQLQLLRHKHSDTIRRCEHTMKELEYYRGQHIAVMNQLEATSQESSALRAKYSDLANDKQRLDREVQTLQKELSELQRIQNQDVLVADAASNDAMNQHYLSALRKYEAVKDEYDSLRKRYDDLIASHSSAVNKAKLSQEEAKRLKKQYDSVLEERNSAIRERNGLKQQCTAAIRQWDIALRERNEYREALAKVQQQHEEAVKEINQAMVLRMKASKDMKRLTEERNAALQEYSLIMGERDTVHKEIEKLGDDLTQAYTKITHLETQNKQLMEEKKTLSYQIETLKREIASALQDRDEALKLCNELQQKFGERDYTGEGSNRDYKHCLELNPFSRERDSVNKEAEKETNTRDYSTHKQRMDNLEQANLELDKLRKTVDTLQVELEEAIQEAEVSKRRRDWAFSERDKIVLERENIRGLCDRLRKERDRAVSELAGALRDSDDIKKQRNEASKELKDLKEKIEFSDHALRTSQLAQIDESNDWEMIPIHVEPGRICLDSDRDDLGLILVGGRDSPYYPNDTGVYVAQVAQGSAFDGKLRLNDCIVRVNNVDCTSVSTRVILETLRSSTMNPATLIVKRRRMTRRPLRTTQLSIGTVPHGITLELGIYISKISPGSLAAKDGNLAVGDRVLNINSKPMDTVTTAHEAMAILNDDTVDVLTITTLKGISIPSAASSETIDGSFAEKQKMVNSCSQTEQERMMLKASSDDYERRYLSNFADRNVYKATKSVSGEKSSGISNAWDNFREKIDIVRGRKHSKERDDNNKKKGHRNSSPNTFEQEQDAIAELDSVIDSYHKKASNSNNNGVLKRSKRRGTEKVEKNGGTWPKARGVPLIQNGTGTILHPRKSKERFPLSAFLPKYDNYNYNRISNPISLTNFSNVNNRHTVYKAVETPLPTFTKTGQQLFNQKSPPFTPAVQFKDIPIDGGSKKRPSTEFESSASETGRLGSALAPSETSIDFSVKSGGVGRDLDSYFANKRSQKYTAGGGSSSDTQVTTDTLQHNRVHSQLYSSGIGGSSTSAASTTSGPASRQQMAPGNFPFPPYHPYATSSHSHPHSTQHQNHSLPLRYPSPPSLPSAQSGESIGLPDARTYCFEPPYSPGPGLQNTVTPVTTFGHLHTPSVDLHYHKPRALTLGIPCDTPTHGHGYEGGTLPSRKEDQRIRIPSNTSVTSKSSVGKLSTGSIERTSERGSPMPTFHVEVLSPGTSSTSGTESSSGTVRGNNQHKRASMPDYSCSQSGPAPGELRRVHIDKSVEPLGIQISCLNSGGVFVSTVYEHSLAEQVGLQIGDQLLEVCGINMRSATYQLAANVLRQCGNSITMLVQYSPDRYFSALAFTLFGIRVSYKRHFYLQEYTELEAGSSSSSSEAADGAAPGTRSGSPTPCNSPEAPRKSVMETLEPEVPERDTTTITITTTAAAATATAVTTAAPVMSSLRVERDMRPSASLEVRGTQERQREMRPSASLDINIRKPELRSAATLDRLSRAQLQRQTAMRSPTQEELNRKPPPPSGEPRYLLIETRKCSNLGISLVGGNGVGIFVHSVQPGCLAEEAGLFTGDRILEYNGVDLRQATAEQAALELARPADKVTMVAQYMPERYNEVKDKPGDSFYVKALFDRTGEVGDSLQLRFNKDDILYVDNTMFNGTPGHWRAWIVDQTGRRQTCGIIPSKFKVEEELLLRRSLGDLEQDAGKRSNTSARRSFFRRKKQQPRSSSSRDSTKELSSHLTGVNLGWYSDSGTLNEDTLPASYQRVERLDYPTLRPVLIIGPLSECVVTKLLQDYPGQFTRCLAEAMHCSQSTLEQGLRDSLYIDYRKKGSYFECTTVQAVKDICEKNTHCILDVSMASIERLHRHQIYPIVLLIKFKDRTQIKEVKDSRYPSDKISTKAAKEMFEQALKIEAEYKHYISAVIPAGVSVAYICTQVKAAVDEEQSKALWVPRGGP; this is translated from the exons ATGGCTTCTGGTGCATCCTCCTTGGACAGTGCTGGAAGTAGCG aTGGTGCACTTAACATGg AGGGGGATAGCGGAAGTTATGGCAGTGTTGGAAGTCCGGTCCGTGGCTCCGAGTGTCGTAGTGCGGAATTTGACGGTTTACAGGCTCAATGTGATCAAGCGATGCATCAGCTTCAGCTGCTTAGGCATAAGCACTCCGATACCATAAGACG gTGTGAGCATACTATGAAGGAATTGGAGTATTATCGCGGGCAACATATAGCAGTCATGAATCAACTGGAAGCGACATCCCAAGAGAGCTCCGCGTTACGGGCGAAATATAGTGATCTCGCAAACGATAAGCAACGACTTGACCGGGAGGTGCAGACCCTGCAGAAGGAACTGTCGGAATTGCAGCGCATACAGAACCAAGATGTTCTCGTCGCCGATGCCGCGAGCAACGATGCTATGAATCAACATTATCTGTCTGCGTTACGAAAATACGAAGCGGTTAAGGACGAATACGATTCCCTCAGAAAACGGTACGACGACTTGATTGCGTCGCATTCCTCTGCAGTTAATAAGGCAA AGTTATCGCAAGAGGAAGCTAAGAGGCTCAAGAAACAATACGACAGCGTCTTGGAGGAGCGTAATAGTGCGATTCGCGAGCGTAACGGTTTGAAGCAGCAGTGCACCGCCGCGATTCGTCAGTGGGACATTGCcttaagagaaagaaacgagTATCGCGAAGCGCTCGCCAAGGTGCAGCAGCAGCACGAAGAAGCGGTAAAGGAGATTAACCAGGCGATGGTGCTGCGCATGAAAGCCAGCAAGGATATGAAACGTCTTACTGAGGAACGAAACGCTGCCTTGCAGGAATACAGTCTAATTATGGGAGAACGGGACACGGTGCACAAGGAGATCGAAAAGTTGGGTGACGATCTCACGCAAGCGTACACAAAAATCACGCATCTGGAAACGCAGAATAAGCAGCTCATGGAAgaa AAGAAAACGCTATCTTATCAAATCGAGACGTTGAAGAGAGAGATTGCGTCCGCCTTGCAAGATAGGGACGAAGCTCTGAAGTTGTGCAATGAGTTACAGCAGAAATTCGGCGAACGCGATTATACCGGCGAAGGTTCCAACAGAGACTACAAACATTGTTTGGAATTGAACCCGTTTAGTCGCGAACGCGACAGTGTCAACAAAGAAGCGGAGAAGGAGACAAACACGAGGGATTATTCGACGCATAAGCAGCGCATGGACAATTTGGAGCAGGCTAACTTGGAATTGGATAAACTCAGAAAGACTGTGGATACGCTACAGGTGGAGCTCGAGGAGGCCATTCAAGAGGCCGAAGTATCGAAAAGAAGGAGGGATTGGGCCTTCAGTGAGCGCGACAAGATAGTGCTAGAGCGAGAGAACATAAGAGGTTTGTGTGACAGATTGCGAAAGGAACGCGATCGTGCTGTTTCCGAACTAGCTGGCGCTCTGCGCGACTCCGATGACATCAAGAAGCAACGAAACGAGGCATCAAAGGAGTTGAAGGATTTGAAGGAGAAGATCGAATTTAGCGATCATGCTCTACGAACGAGCCAGTTGGCGCAGATAGATGAGAGTAATGATTGGGAGATGATTCCGATCCACGTGGAGCCCGGTAGAATCTGCTTAGATTCGGATCGCGACGATCTCGGATTGATCCTCGTCGGTGGCCGCGATAGTCCGTATTATCCAAACGACACCGGTGTTTATGTCGCACAAGTGGCACAGGGTAGCGCCTTTGACGGTAAGCTACGACTAAACGATTGCATCGTGCGAGTGAACAACGTTGACTGCACATCCGTGTCGACGCGTGTAATCCTGGAGACTTTACGTTCGTCTACCATGAATCCGGCGACTCTGATCGTGAAGCGGCGCCGGATGACCAGACGGCCGTTGAGAACTACGCAGTTGTCGATCGGCACAGTGCCACACGGCATTACTTTAGAACTCGGAATTTACATCTCGAAGATATCACCCGGCAGTTTGGCCGCCAAGGATGGAAACCTCGCCGTAGGAGATAGAGTTTTAAAC attaatagtAAACCGATGGACACTGTTACTACGGCACACGAAGCAATGGCAATTTTAAACGACGATACCGTAGATGTGTTGACAATCACGACATTGAAGGGTATTTCGATACCCTCTGCCGCCAGCTCAGAAACAATAGACGGCAGTTTTGCGGAGAAGCAAAAGATGGTAAACAGTTGCTCGCAAACCGAGCAAGAAAGAATGATGTTGAAAGCTTCGTCAGACGACTATGAGAGGCGATATTTGTCGAATTTTGCCGATCGAAACGTTTATAAAGCCACAAAATCCGTGAGCGGCGAAAAGTCGAGCGGCATCAGCAACGCTTGGGACAACTTCCGTGAGAAGATTGACATAGTACGAGGACGCAAGCATAGTAAGGAGCGCGACGACAACAACAAGAAGAAGGGCCATCGCAATTCTAGTCCAAATACGTTCGAGCAGGAGCAGGACGCGATAGCGGAGCTTGATTCGGTGATCGATAGCTATCACAAGAAAGCGAGCAACAGTAACAATAACGGCGTACTGAAACGCAGCAAGCGACGCGGCACAGAGAAGGTTGAGAAGAACGGCGGCACGTGGCCGAAGGCGCGTGGCGTGCCCCTCATACAGAATGGGACCGGTACTATATTGCACCCACGCAAATCGAAAGAGCGTTTTCCCCTCAGTGCATTCTTACCGAAatacgataattataattataatcgtatcTCCAATCCTATTTCCCTCACCAACTTTTCCAATGTCAATAATCGTCATACCGTTTACAAAGCAGTGGAGACGCCGCTACCGACCTTCACCAAGACCGGACAGCAGCTCTTTAATCAGAAGTCGCCACCGTTTACACCGGCGGTGCAGTTCAAGGACATCCCGATCGACGGCGGCAGCAAAAAGCGACCGTCGACGGAATTCGAGAGCAGCGCGTCGGAGACTGGACGACTCGGTTCCGCGCTGGCGCCGTCCGAGACTAGCATCGACTTCTCGGTCAAGTCCGGCGGCGTCGGCCGCGATCTCGACTCGTACTTCGCGAACAAACGTTCGCAGAAGTATACGGCTGGCGGCGGCAGCAGCAGCGACACGCAAGTGACAACGGATACGCTGCAGCACAATCGCGTGCACTCGCAGCTTTATTCATCGGGTATTGGCGGCTCCTCTACGTCCGCTGCGTCGACCACCAGCGGTCCGGCGTCGCGCCAACAAATGGCACCCGGTAATTTTCCGTTTCCCCCGTATCATCCGTACGCCACATCGTCGCACTCCCATCCGCATTCTACGCAGCACCAGAATCACTCCTTACCCTTGCGCTATCCATCGCCGCCTTCGCTGCCATCCGCGCAATCCGGCGAATCGATAGGCCTGCCTGACGCACGTACCTACTGTTTCGAACCCCCGTACAGTCCCGGACCGGGTTTGCAGAACACAGTGACCCCGGTGACTACCTTCGGCCATCTGCACACTCCCTCTGTAGATCTGCACTATCACAAACCGCGCGCATTGACGCTCGGTATACCCTGCGACACTCCCACTCACGGACACGGATACGAAGGCGGTACTTTGCCGAGTCGAAAGGAGGACCAGCGCATCCGGATACCGTCCAACACCAGCGTCACGTCCAAGAGCAGCGTCGGCAAATTGTCCACCGGTAGTATAGAGAGAACGTCGGAGCGAGGCAGTCCGATGCCAACATTCCACGTAGAAGTGTTGAGCCCGGGCACTAGCAGCACCAGTGGAACCGAGAGTAGCAGTGGTACTGTGAGAGGAAACAATCAGCATAAACGCGCCAGTATGCCGGATTATTCTTGCTCGCAATCGGGTCCAGCGCCCGGTGAGCTACGCAGAGTGCACATAGACAAGTCCGTGGAACCGCTGGGCATTCAGATCTCGTGTCTGAATAGTGGCGGTGTGTTTGTCTCCACCGTATATGAGCACAGCCTGGCAGAACAGGTCGGTCTGCAGATTGGCGACCAGTTGCTAGAGGTTTGCGGCATCAATATGCGGAGCGCAACCTATCAGTTGGCCGCCAACGTTCTACGTCAATGTGGTAATTCGATTACAATGCTGGTGCAGTATAGTCCGGACA GATATTTTTCTGCTTTGGCTTTCACGTTATTCGGAATACGTGTCTCATATAAACggcatttttatttgcaagaaTACACCGAATTAGAGGCGGGTTCGTCCTCGAGTTCGTCGGAAGCCGCCGACGGAGCCGCGCCCGGAACTCGCAGCGGTTCACCGACACCGTGTAACAGTCCGGAAGCGCCGCGAAAGAGCGTGATGGAAACGTTGGAGCCTGAGGTACCGGAACGCGACACTACTACTATTACCATCACCACCACTGCCGCAGCCGCCACAGCCACCGCCGTCACTACCGCTGCGCCCGTCATGAGTTCACTACGCGTCGAGCGGGACATGCGACCGTCCGCCTCATTGGAAGTGAGGGGCACGCAAGAACGACAACGTGAGATGCGACCGTCCGCATCGCTGGACATCAACATTCGCAAGCCGGAACTACGCAGTGCCGCCACTCTGGATCGATTGAGCCGCGCGCAGTTGCAGCGGCAAACCGCGATGAGAAGTCCCACGCAGGAGGAGCTGAACCGGAAACCGCCACCGCCGAGCGGCGAGCCTAGATATCTGCTGATCGAAACCAGAAAATGCTCGAATCTCGGTATATCGCTAGTGGGCGGAAATGGCGTCGGTATCTTCGTGCATTCCGTTCAACCGGGTTGTCTTGCCGAGGAGGCCGGTCTATTTACCGGCGATAGAATCCTGGAGTACAACGGCGTGGATCTGAGACAAGCGACCGCTGAGCAAGCCGCCCTCGAGTTGGCTCGACCGGCAGATAAGGTGACGATGGTCGCCCAGTACATGCCCGAGCGATATAACGAGGTGAAAGACAAACCGGGCGATAGTTTCTACGTAAAGGCATTGTTTGACCGAACCGGTGAGGTGGGCGATAGCCTGCAGCTGCGTTTCAACAAGGATGACATTCTGTATGTGGATAATACTATGTTTAACGGCACGCCGGGCCATTGGCGTGCTTGGATAGTCGATCAGACTGGCCGTAGACAAACTTGCGGGATAATCCCCAGCAAATTTAA aGTTGAAGAAGAGTTGCTTTTACGGCGCTCTCTGGGCGATTTAGAACAGGATGCTGGCAAACGTAGTAACACAAGCGCAAGGCGAAGCTTCTTTCGACGGAAGAAGCAGCAACCACGTTCGTCCAGCAGTAGAGACAGCACTAAAGAACTGTCGTCACATCTCACCGGAGTCAACTTGGGATGGTACAGCGATAGCGGCACGTTGAACGAAGATACTCTTCCGGCTAGTTATCAGCGCGTTGAGAGGCTTGATT atCCCACCTTGAGACCTGTGCTGATAATCGGCCCACTTAGCGAATGTGTAGTAACGAAACTTCTGCAGGATTATCCGGGACAGTTTACTAGATGTCTAGCGGAAGCAATGCATTGTTCACAGTCGACTTTGGAGCAAGGCTTGCGCGATTCGCTCTACATAGATTACAGGAAAAAAGGCAGCTATTTTGAATGCACGACTGTACAAGCTGTTAAAGATATATGCGAGAag AATACACACTGTATTTTGGATGTGTCGATGGCTTCTATCGAGAGGCTTCACAGACATCAAATTTATCCTATCGTTTTGTTGATAAAATTCAAGGATAGAACGCAAATTAAAGAGGTAAAAGATTCCAGATATCCGAGTGACAAAATCAGTACAAAAGCCGCGAAGGAGATGTTTGAGCAAGCGCTCAAGATAGAAGCAGAATATAAACACTACATCTCTG CCGTCATTCCGGCTGGTGTGAGCGTGGCATATATATGCACGCAAGTGAAAGCCGCGGTAGATGAGGAACAGAGCAAAGCGCTGTGGGTTCCTAGAGGGGGTCCCTGA